DNA sequence from the Novosphingobium sp. KACC 22771 genome:
CGCGGTTGTTCCCAGCGGCGGCGTTGCCATCGGCAGGATCAGGTCAAGCTTGGCCGCCAGCACGATACGCTCGATCAGTTCGCCGCGTACCGCCAGAGTGGAAAGGGCAAAGGTGGCCGCCAGCCACAGCGGCACAACCGTGGCGAACAACGGGTGGTGGGTGATGCCTTGCCAGCTCTGTCCCGCAGAAGTGTGCTTCGTTGCCAAAGTACCGCCCTTACATCCTGCCCATTGCGTGTCCGGCCTGTGCCGCACCGGCGTATTCCGGGGCGAATCGGCCTATCATGCCGCCTCGCTTGCCGAATTTACACCATTAACGGGTGCCAGCATTTGGTAAACATTGAGATAACGTTTGGCATTGGTTGCCCAGTCATGCGCATTTTCCACATGAGCACGCCCCGCCGCAAGCCTTTGCAGCCAATTTGACCGGTCCGAGAGCAATCCGGCCAGCGCCGCAGCGCAAGCGGCCGGGTTATCGGGCGCAAACAGCGTGCCGGTCTCGCCATCGCGCATCAATTCGCGATGCCCGCCCACATCGCTTGCCGCCACCAGCTTGCCCTGTGCCATCGCCTCCAGCGGTTTCAGGGGCGTCACCAGATCGGTCAACCTGCTCTTTTTGCGGGGATAAGCCATGATATCGCACAGCGCGTAATAACGCTCGACCTGAGAATGCGGCACGCGGCCCATAAAGCGGATGGCATGGGTCGCGCTCGATGCGGCGGCGCGTGTCCGCAGCACCGACTCCATCGGCCCGCCGCCCACCAGCAGCAGCCGCGCATCGGGATGAACCGCAATCAGGTCGGGCATCGCATCGATCAGATCGTCAATGCCTTCGTAATCGTAAAAGCTGCCGATAAAGCCGATCACCGGGCCATCACCCAGCCCCAGTTCATCGGCCAGCGCCGATTCGCGTGCCACCGGCTGGCCAAACATGGCCAGATCGACGCCATTGGGCATGATGGTGATTCGCGCCGGATCATTGCCCCGCGTAATCAGGTCCTGCTTCAATCCCTGACATATCGTGATCACGGCATCCGCGCCGCCGACCACGTGGTTTTCCAAGGTGCGGGTCAGCATATATTTGATGTCTCCCTCCCGCCCTGTGCCATTGCCGACTGCCGCATCCTCCCAAAAGGCGCGAATCTCATACACCAGCGGAATGCCCAGCTTTCGCGCCACGCGCAGCCCCGCCATCCCGCACAGCGCGGGCGAATGAGCATGCAGCACATCGGGCCGCCAGTCGCGGCAAACCTGCTCCACCGCGCGGGAAAATGCGCCGATTTCGCGCCATTCGCGCAGGCCCACCGGGCCTTTGGCCTGCCCCCGTGTGCGGTAAAAGGTCAGGCCCTCGGCTTCCTCGCAATCGGGCCCATCGGCATAATGGCGCAGGCCCGTAACGCCGCGCACCTCCAGCCCCAGCCCCTCCTGCGCCTTCAGGATCGCGCGGGTGCGGAACGTATAGCCGCTGTGCAGCGGCAGCGAATGGTCGAGCAGGTGCAGGATGCGTGTCATGGCGCAATTCCTAGGTGATAAAGGCTTAACGTCCCGTCAACTGCTGCTTGCTATGCCATCATCAAAGGCCGGCGCTTTGCTGATTCCGGGCTGCCGATTCTTGGCCGCCTGGTGAAAAGCGAAGTAAAGGCAAAGAGGGCATCTCTTCGATGATTGACTATTTCTCGATCGCCTTGACCCATGGCCTGCTGGTGCTGGTCGCGCTGCGCCTGTTGACGCGCGCCGATCTGGATCGCGACCCCGCGCCCGAAGAAGAGGTGCCGTTGGAGGCCGAGCCCGAAAAGAAGGCCAAGTGGAGGGTGCGCCGTGCTTGATCTTTTCCTTACCGGCTTTGTCGGGCTGATCCTGCTGATGGGGCTGCGCAAGCCCTTTATCTGGGTGCTGGCGTTTCTTTATGTCGATATCGTCGCGCCGCAAAAGATCTCCTACGCGTTGCTCACCAATGTCCAGCTCTCGCTGGTGGTGTTCTTTCTGGCGGTGGTCGGCTGGCTGTTTTTCGACAACAAGCAGGGCGCGCGGGTCAGCGGGCGTCAGGTGCTGATGCTGCTCCTTCTCATCTATTGCTATTTCACCACGCAATCGGCCGATTTTCCGGTCGAGGCGGCGGATAAATGGTCGTGGGTGTGGAAATCGCTGGTTTGGGCCATGTTCCTGCCGCTGGCGCTGCGCACGCAATTGCGCATCGAGGCGGCCGCGCTGGTCATGGTGCTTTCGGCCGGCGCGCTGATTTTGGATGGCGCGCTCAAAACCATGGCGGGCGGCGGCGGCTATGGCACGCTCAAGCTGTTTATCAACGATAACAACGGCCTGTATGAAGGTTCGACCATTTCCTGCGTGGCCATCGCGATCATCCCGCTGGCGCTCTGGCTGGCGCGTGACGGCACGATCTTTCCCGCCAACAGCCGCACGCGCCTGTTCGCCTATGGGCTGGCCTTTGCCGCGCTGTTGATCCCCATCGGCACCGAGGCGCGCACCGGCCTGCTGTGCGCGGGGCTTCTGGCTGTGCTGATGATGCGGACGGTGAAATATCGCTGGCTCTATGTCGGCGGTCTGGCGCTGGCGGCGGTGCTGGTTCAGCCCTTGCTGCCCAACAGTTTCTCGACCCGCATGGGCACGATTGAAAACAACAAGTCCGACCAGTCAGCCGCGACTCGCCTTGCGGTGTGGAAATGGACGATCAACTATGCGGCCGAACATCCCTTTGGCGGCGGCTTTGACGCCTTCCGCGGCAACAAGCTGGAGATCGTGACCAGCGAGGACGATGGCTTCGGCAGCAATTCGACCAAGATCACCGATCAGGGCCGCGCTTTCCATTCGGCCTATTTCGAGATGCTGGGCGAACAGGGCTGGCCGGGTCTCTCGCTGTGGCTGATCCTGCAGATCAGCGGGTTGATCCAGCTTGAAGGCGTGCGCCGCCGGTTGCGCAAGAGCGATGCGCCCTCCGACCGGCGCTATGCCGATCTGGCGCTGGCGCTGCAGCAGGGCCACTTCGTCTATCTGCTGGGCGCGGCCTTCGTCGGCATCGCCTTCCAGCCCTTCGTCTATATGCTGATCGCGCTCCAGATCGCGCTGGTCCAGCAGGTGCGGCGCAAGACCGCGCCCGTGGCCGTGACCCAGCGCCGGATGCAGGTGCCGGGGGCCAAGCCGCTGGCGACCAACGCTCCGGCCGCCGCCAACTGAGCGCGCGGCCATGGGGGCGGCGTTGATGGACAGGACGCAGCAGACCGCCGCCCTGCCGGGCGCCCGCGCCCTTGCGCCCCAGCTTGATGCGCTCACGGGCTTGCGCGGGCTGGCGGCGTGGTATGTCGTGCTGTTTCATACGCGCGTTACGCTCAAGACCGCCGTGGGCCCCATGGTCTATGCCATTCTCAGCCACGGCTATCTGGCGGTTGATCTGTTCTTTATCCTGTCGGGCTTTGTGCTGTGGCATTCGGGCGCGGACAATCCGGCCTATCGCGGCGGGCGGGGCATGATGCGCTTCTGGCTGCGGCGGATCGCGCGGATCTGGCCTTTGCATATGGTGCTGCTGGGCGGGTTTGTCGCGCTGGTGGGGCTGCTGGCGGCCACGGGGCGCGATACCGGCTTCTATCGCTGGGGCGAATTGCCGCTCCATGTCCTGCTGATGCAGAACTGGGGCATGACCATCGGGCTGATGTGGAATGAACCGGCCTGGTCGATTTCCTGCGAATGGGCGGCCTATCTGCTGTTTCCCTTTACGGTGATGATGGCGCCGTGGCGGGAATGGTCAACCGGGGCGCTGGTGGCGCTGGGCTGCGGCCTGCTGGGCGCGCTGTGGGCCTATTTCGCGCTGCATGGGTCGGACGATTATCTGGGCTATGAAATCCAGCGCACCGGACTGATGCGCTGTCTGCTCGAATTCTGGACGGGCAATGTGCTGCGGATCCTCTGGGCGCGCTGGCGCGATGTGCCCGATATCTGCACCGGGGCCTGGGCGGCGATGATCGCGCTGCTTGAAGGGGGCGTGGTGCTGCATCTGCCCGAGGCGTCCTATATTCCGGGCGTGTTTGCCGCGCTCATTCTGGCGCTCTCGCTGGAGGACCGCACACCCGCCCGCCTGCTGCGTTCCGGCCCGCTGCACTGGCTGGGCGAGATCAGCTACTCGACCTATCTTTCCCACTTCCTGCTGTTCATCATGTTCAAGATGCTCTTCGTCGGCCCCGACCTGACGGTCGGGCTGGGCAAGCTCGGCCTGTTTCTGATGATCGTGCTGGCGGCCTCGGCGGCGCTTTACCTGCTGGTGGAAAAGCCGGCGCAGCGCTGGCTGCTGCGCCGGGGCGAAGCGCTTTTAGCGGCCTGAACGGCCCATCACCAGATCCATGGCCGTGGCAAAGGCCCGCGTATTGTCGGGGTGAACCATCAGCAGGTCGCTCTGTTCACGCGGCAGGCTGTGGACGATCTCCAGCGGCTTGTCCTCATAATGCAGCGCGTCGAGCCAGTCATAGCTGTTGAACATGCGGATCGGCACATAGCCTGCGGCCACGAAACGGTCGAACAGCGCGGGCCAGGTGCTGTCCTCGGCCGGGGTCGCCTCCACCGCCAGCGTCGGGCGGCGGGGGAAGCGTTCGAGCTGGTCGAGGAACTGATTGAGCACGGGAACCTCGGCGCCCTCGATGTCGATCTTGATGAAGGAGCAATCAGCGCATTCCTGCGCGCTCAGCACCTGATCGAGCGGCAGGGCCTTCACCTTGGCCCCGCCGGTGCGATGCGCGCCGGGCAGCAGGCTGGTCATGCCGATGTTGCTCTCCGGTCCTTCGTAAATGGTCAGCTCGCCCGCCTGCGCCGCCACCGCGCAGCCGCGCACATCGACATTGGTCGCCCCGTTGCGCGCGCTGTTGACCCGCCCATATTCGGCCAGACGCGGCAGCGCCTCAACCGCGATGACCCGTCCCTCGGGCCCGGCCAACTGGCTGAACATCAAAGTATAATAGCCAATATTCGCGCCAATATCGACAATCGTGGTGCCCGGCTCGATCAGATGTTTCATCAGCGCCGTCATATGCGGCTCCCACAATCCGAAATGCAGGATGCTGGCCTGGATGAGATCGCCCGCTTCGCAATCGAAACTGGCGCCAAAGACGGTGGTGGCGCGGCTGCGCGGAAAGAAGCGGTTATAGACGCGCTTGTAAAAGCGCAGCAGCGTGCGCTCGCCCCAAGGCACGCTGGCAATGGTTTTCAGCACAAGGCCGGGATTGGGCTTTAATTCTTTTGCGGCGATGCTTGTGCCGCCCATTGCCAAGGAAACAGCCACGTCACTCTCCTCCTGTTGGATGGCGACGTGGCTATCATGCGGGTTTTTACTGGTGTAGACTCGTTAACCATCCCGCATTTTTACTGTGCCGAATCGTAACACCGACCGTTTTACTCAGAATCGCGGTGAATCAACGCGATGGATGCGCCGCCATCCATTCCTCGACCACAGGGGCAATCCTTCCGCGCCATTTGCCGCCGTTAAAGATGCCGTAATGGCCCACACTCTCGGCCAGGTAATAACGCTTGTTCGCCTCGGGCAGGTTATGCGCCAGCGTCAGCGCGGCGCGGGTCTGGCCGATGCCCGAAATATCGTCGCGCTCGCCCTCGACCGCCAGCAGCGCGGTGTCGGTGATCGCGCCCAGATCGATCGGCTTGCCACGATGGACAAATTCGCCCTTGGGCAACGAATGCTTCTGGAACACATGCTCGATGGTTTGCAGATAGAAATCCGAGGTCATGTCGCAGACGCTGCGATATTCCTCGTAAAAGCCCTTGGTCGAATCCGCGCTGTCGCCATCGCCTTCGACCAGATGCTTGAACATCTGCCAATGGCTCATCATGTGCGAATGCAGGTTCATGCTGATAAACCCGGCCAGTTGCAGGAAGCCGGGATAGACCTTGCGGCCCGCGCCGGGGTAATGCAGCGGCACAGTGGCGATCACATGATGCTCAAACCAGCTCAGCGGGCGCGTGACGGCCACGTCATTGACGCTGGTGGGCGCCTCGCGCGTGTCCACCGGCCCGCCCATCATGGTCAGTGTCAGCGGGCGGCAGGGATGCTTGGCCGCGCCCATAATCGCGGTGGCCGCATAGGCGGGCACCGAAGGCTGGCACACGGCCAGCATATGCGTGTTCGGGCCGATATGCTCCAGATAGCCGATCAGATAGTCGATGTAATCGTCCAGATCAAAGCGCCCGGCCTCCATCGGCACCATCTTTGCATCGGCCCAGTCGGTGATGTAAACCACGCTGCGCTCCAGCATCCGCGCCACCGTGCCGCGCAGCAGCGTGGCATAGTGCCCGCTCATCGGCGCAACGATCAGCAGCTTGGGCGCATCGGCGGGCAGCCCGTCATGGCTGAAGCGCAGCAGATTGCCGAAGGGGCGGTGCAGCACAATCGCTTCGGTCACGCCATGCGAGGCGCCGTCGACGGTCACGGATTCGATGCCGAAAGTGGGCTTGCCCCGCGGCATGGCGGCATGGGAAAAAACATCCAGAGCCGAGGCCATTACCTGCCCCAAACCGAGCGCGGCCATCGGATTGGCCGGATTCGTCAGTGTCTCAGCCATGACCGATGCCCAGGCGCTGGCGCCCGAAAGCAGGCTGCGTTGCATTTCATAAGCGTTGTATAACATCAACTTATCCCTTGCGCGGCGTTTCTAGGGGAATGTACGCCATCGGATTGTTGTCATACATATCGCGATAATCCTTCAATCTTGCAATCGGGCCGGTGCGAACTGGTCAGTAGTCGGAGCAATATGCGCCCCTCATCTTGCTAACCATTCTTTGCTTGCCCGGTTCCAAACCGCCTAAAAATCCTATAGGGCGCTGCCCCATGTCCGCGAGCCAAGCTGAAACCCCCGTTTCCTCCGCCCCGATGCCATCTGGCGCGCAAGATGGCGCCGCTGGCGAGGCCGCCGTTTCCCCCAAGCCGTCCAAGGATCTTGGCCCGCTGCGCATGGTATGGCGCGCGGCGGTGGCCTATCCGGGGCGGCTGGCGATGGCGGGGGCGGCGCTGATCGTCACCTCGGCGACCACGGCCAGCGTGCCCTGGGGTTTCCGCCAAGTGGTGGACAAGGGCTTTTCGCGCGGGAGCGATCCGGCGACCATCGACCGCTGGTTTGAAACGCTGCTGGGGATGGTGGTGGTGCTGGCCATCGGCACGGCGGTGCGCTTCTTCAACGTCTCTTGGCTGGGTGAACGCGTGGTGGCCGATATCCGGCTGGCCGTTCAGCGCAACCTGCTGCGCCAACCGCCCAGCTTCTTTGAGGAAAACAGCCCCAAGGAAATCTCCAGCCGCATGACCGCCGACACCGCGCTGATCGAGCAGGTGGTGGGTACGACGGTTTCGGTGGCGCTGCGCAATGCGATTACGGCGATTGTCGGCATTGCCATCCTCTTCTTCCTCGCGCCCAAGCTGACGGGGATGCTGGTGATTGCCATTCCGGTGGTGGTGGGGCCGATCGTGTGGTTTGGCCGCCGCCTGCGCCGCGAATCGCGATCCAGCCAGGACCGCATCGCCGACATCGGCGCGATGGTGACCGAGGTGCTGGGTGCGGCGCGCATTGTGCAGGCCTTTAATCAGGAGGTCCGCGAGAGCGACCGTTTTGCCGCCGCCGTCGAGCGCAGTTTCGGTACGGCGCTGCGCCGGATCAAGATCCGCTCGACCATGACCAGCGTGGTGACGCTGCTGGTGCTGGGTTCGCTGGTGCTGCTGATGTGGCGCGGGGCGGCGGGCGTGGCGTCGGGCGAGATTTCGGGAGGGATCATCGCCCAATTCGTGCTGACGGGCGCGCTGGTGGCGGGGGCCTTTGGTTCGTTGACCGAGGTGTATGGCGATCTGGTGCGCGCGGCCGGCGCGGCAAGCCGCCTGTCCGAACTGCTCAATGAGCGGCCCGCGATTGCGCCGCCTGCCAAGCCGATTGTCCTGCCCAGCCCGGCGCGGGGGCAGATCAGCTTTGAGAACGTGACCTTCCGTTATCCCACGCGCCCCGAAGTGGCCGCGCTGGCCAATTTCGACCTCAAGGTCGAGCCGGGCGAGACGGTGGCAATTGTCGGCCCTTCGGGGGCGGGCAAATCGACGATTTTCCAATTGGCCGAACGGTTCTATGATCCGCAGGGCGGGGCGATCAAGCTGGACGGCGTGCCGCTGACGGGCGCCGATCCGGCGGAAATTCGCCAGCGCATGGCCTTGGTGCCGCAGGAGGGCGTGCTGTTTGCCGCCAGCGCGCGCGACAATCTGCGCTATGGCAATTGGGGCGCGTCGGACGAGGCGATCTGGGAAGCGGCCCGCGCCGCCAATGCCGAGGGCTTTTTGCGCGATCTGCCCGAGGGTCTGGACACGTTCCTTGGCGAAAACGGCGCGCGCCTGTCGGGCGGCCAGCGCCAGCGCATGGCGATTGCCCGCGCGATCCTGCGCGATGCGCCGATCCTGCTGCTCGACGAGGCGACATCGGCGCTGGACGCGGAAAGCGAGCGTCTGGTGCAGGATGCGCTCGACCGCCTGATGACGGGGCGCACCACGCTGGTCATCGCCCATCGGCTGGCCACCGTGCGTCAGGCCGACCGGATTGTCGTGATGGAGGGCGGGCGCATCGTCGAGGTGGGCCGTCACGAGGAATTGACGCAGGCGGGCGGACTTTATGCCCGTCTTGCAAGTTTGCAATTTGACGAACGCGCCTTTGCAGGCGAAGCGTGATTTTCCTCTCTCGCCAAAATTAAGGACAATTCATGCCCTTGCTAGTCACCGCCATCCTGCTCGGCATTGTTGAAGGCCTGACGGAATTTCTGCCGGTTTCCTCGACAGGCCACCTGATCCTTGCGGCCAAGCTGTTCGGCTATGACGATGCGCAATGGTCGGTGTTCAACATCGTGATCCAGCTGGGCGCGATTCTGGCCGTGGTCGTGCTCTATTGGCGCACGTTCTGGGCCGTGGGCCTTGGCCTGATTCGCGGCGAAAAGACCGCGATCCAGTTCATCATCAACCTGCTGGTGGCGTTCATCCCGGCCGTGGTGCTGGGGCTGATCTTCAAGAAGAAGATCGACATCCTGCTCGAAAGCCCGATGGTGGTGGCATGGGCGCTGGTGGTGGGCGGCGTGGCGATCATCGCCATCGAACGCTTTGCCAAGGGCGGCGATTATGTCGGCATCGGCCAATTGCCGGTGATCAAGTGCCTTGGTGTCGGGCTGGTGCAATGTCTGGCCATGGTGCCGGGCGTGTCGCGTTCGGGCGCGACGATCATGGGCGCGCTGTGCATGGGCATCAACCGCTCGACGGCGGCCGAATTCAGCTTCTTTCTGGCCATTCCCACGATGCTGGGCGCAACGGTCCTGCAATTGGCCAGCCATCACAAGGAGCTGGCCGCGGGCACGTCGGCTGTGGGCTTTAGCGAGATCGCGGTGGGCTTTGTCGTGTCCTTTGTGGTGGCGCTGGCCGTCATCAAGGGCTTTGTCACCTATATCAGCCGTCGCGGCTTCACGCCTTTTGCCATCTATCGCATCATCGCGGGCGCGGTGGCGATCTATGCTTTGAGCCACGCGGGGTAAAAGCGCCGGTCCGGCCCAAAAATCGCGCGAATCGATGGGCCCTTCGCCCAAAAGACGCATAAGTGTTTGCGCAGGTTTGTAGTATCCTGAAACCGGAAAGGATTCGCGCCATGACCCTGCTTGCCCTTTTGCTGATCGGTGCCATCGTCGGCCTGTTGACCGGAGCCTTGCTGCGCCGGGTGGGGATCATCACCCGGCTGGCCGATACCGGCTTCGGCATCATCGGGGCCTTTGTGGTGGGGGCGATGGGGTCGGGCGCGCTGCTGCAGGGGCTGGACCGCACCTATGCCGCCTTTGCGGCGGTGGGGGCTGCCGGGCTGGTGGTGCTGGTGCATGTCGCCTCGGCGCTGCTCCGTCCGGTTCATGCCAAATATTACAAGCGCCGATAGGCAAGTCGCGCTTGACTCTGCGCCCCGGCTAAAGCATGGGGCCACCCTCTTGCCACGCGGCGCACAAGGTGCAGCTTGGCTCATGTGAATTTTGCCTCGGTTGGCGCGCCGCTGTCTCAGCGATGCAAGGACCGGGTCTGGAACAATTAGGAAAGTGTCATGGCAAAGCCCGCAACCGTCAAGATCCGTCTGGTTTCCAGCGCCAACACCGGCTTCTTCTATGTGACCAAGAAGAACCCGCGCAACACCACGGAAAAGTTCAGCTTCCGCAAGTATGATCCCGTTGCCCGCAAGCACGTGGAATTCAAGGAAGCCAAGATCAAGTAAGATTCAGGAGCGGTTCAAGCCTGCGTCTGTATAAGCGCGGGCATGACAAACGCTCAGAACTTACCGAATCACTTGGCGCCGCGTGTTAAAATGCTGCGCCTGGCCATGGGGCTGCTGGTTGCGGGACCGGCGGCCCTTTCGCTTGCTGTGCCCACCCCCGCTCTGGCCGCACCGGCCGCGAATCCGGCGGCCACGATTGCTCAGGCCGTTACCGCGCTGCGCGGGATCGACACGATGCGTGCCAGTTTCGTTCAGCGCTCGGAAGC
Encoded proteins:
- a CDS encoding polyhydroxyalkanoate depolymerase, with protein sequence MLYNAYEMQRSLLSGASAWASVMAETLTNPANPMAALGLGQVMASALDVFSHAAMPRGKPTFGIESVTVDGASHGVTEAIVLHRPFGNLLRFSHDGLPADAPKLLIVAPMSGHYATLLRGTVARMLERSVVYITDWADAKMVPMEAGRFDLDDYIDYLIGYLEHIGPNTHMLAVCQPSVPAYAATAIMGAAKHPCRPLTLTMMGGPVDTREAPTSVNDVAVTRPLSWFEHHVIATVPLHYPGAGRKVYPGFLQLAGFISMNLHSHMMSHWQMFKHLVEGDGDSADSTKGFYEEYRSVCDMTSDFYLQTIEHVFQKHSLPKGEFVHRGKPIDLGAITDTALLAVEGERDDISGIGQTRAALTLAHNLPEANKRYYLAESVGHYGIFNGGKWRGRIAPVVEEWMAAHPSR
- the rpmG gene encoding 50S ribosomal protein L33, with protein sequence MAKPATVKIRLVSSANTGFFYVTKKNPRNTTEKFSFRKYDPVARKHVEFKEAKIK
- a CDS encoding ABC transporter transmembrane domain-containing protein, translated to MSASQAETPVSSAPMPSGAQDGAAGEAAVSPKPSKDLGPLRMVWRAAVAYPGRLAMAGAALIVTSATTASVPWGFRQVVDKGFSRGSDPATIDRWFETLLGMVVVLAIGTAVRFFNVSWLGERVVADIRLAVQRNLLRQPPSFFEENSPKEISSRMTADTALIEQVVGTTVSVALRNAITAIVGIAILFFLAPKLTGMLVIAIPVVVGPIVWFGRRLRRESRSSQDRIADIGAMVTEVLGAARIVQAFNQEVRESDRFAAAVERSFGTALRRIKIRSTMTSVVTLLVLGSLVLLMWRGAAGVASGEISGGIIAQFVLTGALVAGAFGSLTEVYGDLVRAAGAASRLSELLNERPAIAPPAKPIVLPSPARGQISFENVTFRYPTRPEVAALANFDLKVEPGETVAIVGPSGAGKSTIFQLAERFYDPQGGAIKLDGVPLTGADPAEIRQRMALVPQEGVLFAASARDNLRYGNWGASDEAIWEAARAANAEGFLRDLPEGLDTFLGENGARLSGGQRQRMAIARAILRDAPILLLDEATSALDAESERLVQDALDRLMTGRTTLVIAHRLATVRQADRIVVMEGGRIVEVGRHEELTQAGGLYARLASLQFDERAFAGEA
- a CDS encoding DUF5935 domain-containing protein — encoded protein: MLDLFLTGFVGLILLMGLRKPFIWVLAFLYVDIVAPQKISYALLTNVQLSLVVFFLAVVGWLFFDNKQGARVSGRQVLMLLLLIYCYFTTQSADFPVEAADKWSWVWKSLVWAMFLPLALRTQLRIEAAALVMVLSAGALILDGALKTMAGGGGYGTLKLFINDNNGLYEGSTISCVAIAIIPLALWLARDGTIFPANSRTRLFAYGLAFAALLIPIGTEARTGLLCAGLLAVLMMRTVKYRWLYVGGLALAAVLVQPLLPNSFSTRMGTIENNKSDQSAATRLAVWKWTINYAAEHPFGGGFDAFRGNKLEIVTSEDDGFGSNSTKITDQGRAFHSAYFEMLGEQGWPGLSLWLILQISGLIQLEGVRRRLRKSDAPSDRRYADLALALQQGHFVYLLGAAFVGIAFQPFVYMLIALQIALVQQVRRKTAPVAVTQRRMQVPGAKPLATNAPAAAN
- a CDS encoding undecaprenyl-diphosphate phosphatase gives rise to the protein MPLLVTAILLGIVEGLTEFLPVSSTGHLILAAKLFGYDDAQWSVFNIVIQLGAILAVVVLYWRTFWAVGLGLIRGEKTAIQFIINLLVAFIPAVVLGLIFKKKIDILLESPMVVAWALVVGGVAIIAIERFAKGGDYVGIGQLPVIKCLGVGLVQCLAMVPGVSRSGATIMGALCMGINRSTAAEFSFFLAIPTMLGATVLQLASHHKELAAGTSAVGFSEIAVGFVVSFVVALAVIKGFVTYISRRGFTPFAIYRIIAGAVAIYALSHAG
- a CDS encoding TIGR04063 family PEP-CTERM/XrtA system glycosyltransferase, which encodes MTRILHLLDHSLPLHSGYTFRTRAILKAQEGLGLEVRGVTGLRHYADGPDCEEAEGLTFYRTRGQAKGPVGLREWREIGAFSRAVEQVCRDWRPDVLHAHSPALCGMAGLRVARKLGIPLVYEIRAFWEDAAVGNGTGREGDIKYMLTRTLENHVVGGADAVITICQGLKQDLITRGNDPARITIMPNGVDLAMFGQPVARESALADELGLGDGPVIGFIGSFYDYEGIDDLIDAMPDLIAVHPDARLLLVGGGPMESVLRTRAAASSATHAIRFMGRVPHSQVERYYALCDIMAYPRKKSRLTDLVTPLKPLEAMAQGKLVAASDVGGHRELMRDGETGTLFAPDNPAACAAALAGLLSDRSNWLQRLAAGRAHVENAHDWATNAKRYLNVYQMLAPVNGVNSASEAA
- a CDS encoding FkbM family methyltransferase, whose translation is MAVSLAMGGTSIAAKELKPNPGLVLKTIASVPWGERTLLRFYKRVYNRFFPRSRATTVFGASFDCEAGDLIQASILHFGLWEPHMTALMKHLIEPGTTIVDIGANIGYYTLMFSQLAGPEGRVIAVEALPRLAEYGRVNSARNGATNVDVRGCAVAAQAGELTIYEGPESNIGMTSLLPGAHRTGGAKVKALPLDQVLSAQECADCSFIKIDIEGAEVPVLNQFLDQLERFPRRPTLAVEATPAEDSTWPALFDRFVAAGYVPIRMFNSYDWLDALHYEDKPLEIVHSLPREQSDLLMVHPDNTRAFATAMDLVMGRSGR
- a CDS encoding acyltransferase family protein, with the protein product MDRTQQTAALPGARALAPQLDALTGLRGLAAWYVVLFHTRVTLKTAVGPMVYAILSHGYLAVDLFFILSGFVLWHSGADNPAYRGGRGMMRFWLRRIARIWPLHMVLLGGFVALVGLLAATGRDTGFYRWGELPLHVLLMQNWGMTIGLMWNEPAWSISCEWAAYLLFPFTVMMAPWREWSTGALVALGCGLLGALWAYFALHGSDDYLGYEIQRTGLMRCLLEFWTGNVLRILWARWRDVPDICTGAWAAMIALLEGGVVLHLPEASYIPGVFAALILALSLEDRTPARLLRSGPLHWLGEISYSTYLSHFLLFIMFKMLFVGPDLTVGLGKLGLFLMIVLAASAALYLLVEKPAQRWLLRRGEALLAA